A stretch of the Malus domestica chromosome 08, GDT2T_hap1 genome encodes the following:
- the LOC139198019 gene encoding uncharacterized protein, translated as MRGVPLNLGTIDNVEKLAGEAGEFLELEDVALARGFLRVKILIDTRNPMAAGCWLAKGGDKDSWVEFSYEKLQDFCYKCGRIRHAMNECSFKINRSDVAAYEDWTRAKMVRDF; from the coding sequence ATGAGAGGAGTACCGCTGAATCTCGGAACGATAGATAACGTGGAAAAGCTGGCTGGAGAAGCTGGGGAATTCCTCGAGCTGGAAGATGTTGCGTTGGCAAGAGGTTTCCTTAGGGTCAAAATCTTGATTGATACCAGAAACCCTATGGCAGCGGGCTGCTGGTTAGCCAAGGGCGGGGACAAGGATTCGTGGGTGGAGTTCAGTTATGAAAAGCTGCAGGACTTCTGTTACAAATGCGGAAGAATCAGACATGCTATGAATGAatgttcttttaaaataaacagGAGTGATGTAGCTGCCTATGAAGACTGGACCAGAGCAAAAATGGTCCGTGATTTTTAA
- the LOC108175338 gene encoding conserved oligomeric Golgi complex subunit 3-like, producing MCVFVSLCRIQCLPAQISTIAVSSLGNDSFSCTFSSQRYRQLSGAGGNNASVSEGVEASIIYVRFKAAASELKPVLEEIESKASRKEYTQILTECHKLYCEQRLSLVS from the exons atgtgtgtgtTTGTGAGTTTATGCAGAATCCAGTGTTTACCTGCTCAAATTTCGACAATTGCAG TCTCGAGCCTTGGGAATGATTCGTTCTCATGTACTTTCAGTTCTCAAAG GTACAGGCAGCTATCCGGGGCAGGTGGCAATAACGCATCTGTTTCTGAGGGTGTAGAAGCATCTATTATATATGTCCGTTTCAAGGCAGCAGCAAGTGAG CTTAAGCCAGTGCTGGAGGAAATTGAAAGCAAAGCATCAAGGAAAGAATATACTCAGATCCTTACAGAATGCCACAAACTATATTGTGAAcagagactttccttggtgagctga